A region of Thermovibrio ammonificans HB-1 DNA encodes the following proteins:
- a CDS encoding thiamine pyrophosphate-dependent enzyme, whose translation MAQVNAAEVKIPPLKKLTNYPEKLAPGHRLCAGCGASIIVRQMYMAANALGYELIIANATGCVEVCTSIYPYTSWRSPWIHNAFENAAATIAGVEAAYKALKRKGKLPSGKKVKFVALGGDGGTYDIGFQSLSGALERGHDFIYVCYDNEAYMNTGIQRSSATPKYANTTTQPVGSESLGKPQHKKWMPEVAAAHGIPYVAQVAPSHWKDFMEKFKKALLTEGPSYINAFCVCPRGWRSKEEEGILITKLAVETNYWPLFEVENGKWRITYKPKNPKPVVEFLKKQGRFKHLFKPGNEDKLAELQAEVDRRWEWLNKMEELTNREG comes from the coding sequence ATGGCACAGGTTAACGCTGCTGAGGTTAAGATACCTCCGCTTAAGAAGCTCACAAACTACCCTGAGAAGCTTGCTCCCGGCCACAGGCTCTGTGCCGGCTGTGGTGCCTCCATTATTGTGAGGCAGATGTACATGGCGGCCAACGCCCTCGGTTACGAGCTGATAATTGCAAACGCTACGGGCTGCGTTGAGGTTTGTACCTCGATATACCCTTACACCTCTTGGAGAAGCCCCTGGATTCACAACGCCTTTGAGAACGCAGCCGCCACAATAGCCGGTGTAGAGGCGGCCTACAAGGCGCTCAAGAGAAAGGGGAAGCTTCCCAGCGGCAAGAAGGTGAAGTTTGTTGCCCTCGGCGGAGACGGCGGAACTTACGATATCGGTTTCCAGTCTCTCTCCGGTGCCCTTGAGAGGGGACACGACTTCATCTATGTTTGCTACGACAACGAAGCTTACATGAACACCGGTATTCAGCGCTCCTCCGCCACTCCCAAGTACGCAAACACCACAACCCAGCCGGTGGGCTCTGAGAGCTTAGGTAAGCCCCAGCACAAGAAGTGGATGCCCGAGGTGGCTGCCGCCCACGGTATCCCCTACGTTGCTCAAGTGGCCCCCTCCCACTGGAAGGACTTCATGGAGAAGTTTAAGAAGGCACTTCTCACCGAAGGTCCTTCTTACATAAACGCCTTCTGCGTTTGCCCCAGGGGCTGGCGTTCAAAGGAGGAAGAAGGTATACTTATTACGAAGCTTGCCGTAGAGACCAATTACTGGCCCTTGTTTGAGGTTGAAAACGGCAAGTGGAGGATTACCTACAAGCCGAAGAACCCGAAGCCGGTTGTTGAGTTCCTCAAGAAGCAGGGGAGGTTTAAGCACCTCTTTAAGCCCGGAAACGAGGATAAGCTGGCCGAGCTTCAGGCCGAGGTCGACAGGCGCTGGGAGTGGCTCAACAAGATGGAGGAATTAACTAACAGGGAAGGGTGA
- a CDS encoding roadblock/LC7 domain-containing protein — MLSLKPEEDKKLRELLTSLNEESKSKIVLLIDKSGQLISRSESPAFSSDDVTFASLTAGNVAASEALSKLLGDKDLNHLFTETEKEGIYMILIDGKYILVAIFDKQVTNLGIVRIKIKKYYRELVSILREIEERIKRESAVPEDINLDDIDLDTLFE, encoded by the coding sequence ATGCTTAGTCTTAAGCCGGAAGAGGATAAGAAGTTAAGGGAGCTTCTAACCAGCTTAAATGAGGAGAGCAAGTCGAAAATAGTTCTCCTGATAGATAAGTCGGGTCAGCTTATAAGCCGGAGCGAGTCTCCGGCTTTTTCTTCTGACGATGTAACTTTTGCCTCGCTTACTGCCGGAAACGTGGCGGCATCGGAGGCCCTCTCCAAGCTCCTCGGTGACAAAGACCTTAACCACCTTTTCACCGAGACCGAGAAAGAGGGCATCTACATGATTCTCATAGACGGCAAGTACATCCTCGTTGCCATATTCGATAAGCAGGTTACCAACCTCGGCATTGTTAGGATAAAAATCAAGAAGTACTACCGTGAGCTTGTCTCCATTCTCAGGGAGATAGAGGAGAGGATAAAGAGGGAGAGCGCTGTTCCCGAAGACATTAACCTGGACGATATAGACTTGGATACTCTTTTTGAATAA
- the flgK gene encoding flagellar hook-associated protein FlgK, whose protein sequence is MALFGALSLASQALLSQQIAVNTTNRNLSNVNTDGYSREEPVFADIPGGGVTVATLRRVFSSVLFKRFISENQNNAYLKAKSEVLSQVESLFNDQMGSGLSQAINDFFSVMNDVAVNPADLAARQELLSKAQVLVGRIRDSYSALQEIKSTYSKQVAESVSNLNQLLEKLADINRNIPLFADSPDRLNQYLDERDRTIKEISSIIDAKVQFNSDGTVNLYTAKGFALVLGDRTFKVTVKNTDSGVKVLADGRDITSDLSGGSVGGLVSALNVVESAMERLNTLTSTIANEVNAQHEQGYNLYGETGIDLFASDNGQPIDASNIVLAFNDPKKFAAASDPNYLDSDNGNVKALMALADKTYTQLNGLSFAEYYGTQITSWIGQEVESNDNLLKNSDFQLDAIKQKVEELSGVNTDEELVNLTRYQRAYQAAARVVTVTDELLQTILNMAG, encoded by the coding sequence ATGGCCCTTTTCGGTGCCCTCTCTTTGGCGAGCCAGGCGCTTCTGTCTCAGCAGATAGCGGTTAACACTACCAACAGAAACCTCTCCAACGTTAACACCGACGGCTACTCCCGGGAAGAGCCGGTTTTCGCCGATATTCCCGGCGGAGGCGTAACAGTTGCCACTCTACGTAGGGTTTTCAGTTCGGTGCTCTTCAAGAGGTTCATCTCGGAGAACCAGAATAACGCCTACCTGAAGGCGAAAAGCGAAGTGCTCTCACAAGTTGAGTCCCTCTTCAACGACCAAATGGGGAGCGGCCTCTCACAGGCGATAAACGACTTCTTCAGCGTTATGAACGACGTTGCCGTTAACCCTGCAGACCTTGCTGCACGTCAGGAGCTCCTCTCTAAAGCCCAGGTTCTCGTAGGCCGCATCAGAGACTCCTACTCTGCCCTTCAGGAGATAAAGAGCACCTACTCCAAACAGGTTGCAGAGAGCGTTTCCAACCTCAACCAGCTCCTTGAGAAACTTGCAGACATCAACAGGAACATTCCCCTCTTTGCCGACTCCCCCGACAGGCTCAACCAGTACCTGGACGAAAGGGACAGAACCATAAAAGAGATAAGCTCCATCATAGATGCCAAGGTTCAGTTCAACAGCGATGGCACGGTTAACCTTTACACTGCAAAGGGTTTTGCCCTTGTCCTTGGAGACAGAACCTTTAAAGTCACTGTTAAAAACACCGATTCCGGCGTTAAAGTCCTTGCCGACGGTAGGGATATCACCTCCGACCTCTCGGGAGGCTCCGTAGGCGGGCTTGTAAGTGCCCTGAACGTTGTTGAGTCTGCGATGGAGAGGCTCAACACCCTCACCTCTACCATTGCAAACGAAGTTAACGCCCAGCACGAACAGGGTTACAACCTTTACGGAGAGACCGGTATAGACCTATTCGCCTCCGATAACGGCCAGCCTATAGACGCTTCAAATATTGTTCTCGCCTTTAACGACCCGAAGAAGTTTGCTGCGGCCTCAGACCCCAACTACCTCGACTCCGATAACGGAAACGTTAAGGCCCTTATGGCTTTGGCGGATAAAACCTACACTCAGCTTAACGGCCTCAGCTTTGCCGAGTACTACGGCACCCAGATAACTTCGTGGATTGGCCAAGAAGTTGAGTCCAACGACAACCTGTTGAAAAACAGCGACTTTCAGCTCGACGCCATAAAACAGAAAGTTGAAGAGCTTTCGGGCGTGAATACGGATGAGGAGCTTGTAAACCTTACCCGTTATCAGAGGGCCTACCAGGCTGCGGCAAGGGTTGTAACGGTTACAGATGAGCTTCTCCAAACAATTCTGAACATGGCGGGGTAA
- the recR gene encoding recombination mediator RecR — protein MIYPENLELLIEYLAEVPGISERAAERAVLLLSRLPEERRRQVINAFRELEQVTPCKECGLPAAGELCRVCSDPERSRTTICVVEQPRDAISIEKLGEYKGLYHVLGGVISPLEGIGPEDLNVKSLFERIKRLGVKEVIIALNPTVEGEATAKFLVDRLQKLGVKVFRIGYGIPYGGTIDNADELTLKRAFEDKKLIAGGR, from the coding sequence TTGATTTACCCCGAGAACCTTGAGCTTCTCATAGAGTACCTTGCGGAGGTTCCGGGCATCAGCGAGCGGGCCGCAGAGCGGGCCGTTTTGCTTCTCTCCCGCCTGCCCGAAGAGCGCAGGCGTCAGGTTATAAACGCCTTCAGGGAGCTCGAGCAGGTAACTCCCTGTAAGGAGTGCGGCCTTCCGGCCGCCGGAGAGCTGTGTAGGGTCTGTAGCGACCCGGAGAGGAGCAGAACTACCATCTGCGTTGTTGAACAGCCCAGGGACGCCATATCGATTGAGAAGCTCGGCGAGTACAAGGGCCTTTACCACGTTCTCGGCGGGGTTATCTCGCCCCTTGAAGGGATAGGCCCAGAAGACCTTAACGTGAAGTCGCTCTTTGAGAGGATAAAGAGGCTCGGCGTTAAAGAGGTGATAATCGCCCTTAACCCTACCGTTGAGGGGGAAGCAACCGCCAAGTTCCTCGTTGACAGGCTTCAGAAGCTCGGTGTTAAAGTGTTCAGAATCGGCTACGGCATACCCTACGGCGGAACCATAGACAACGCCGACGAACTGACCCTGAAGAGGGCCTTTGAGGATAAGAAACTAATAGCTGGAGGACGGTAA
- the hflX gene encoding GTPase HflX, producing the protein MELEKERVALIAVKRPKEEVDLEELKGLVEALGGEVVQEVVQKRRSFSPSTYIGKGKLKEVDTERATMIVAYHPLTYSQKRNIEELTGLKVSDRTEVILEIFARRARTKEAKLQVELAKSYYQLSHIRGMGKQLSRLGGGVGTRGPGETKTEVEARAIRRRIHKLRKELEEVLSRQELQRYNRKRRGQKTVAVVGYTNVGKSTLVRALTRKEVFVKDMPFATLDVRTGSLYLNGETVLISDTVGFIKNLPHELVASFRATLSEVKEADLLLVVFDASSETAEEELNSVKEVLKRLRSWDKPKIFVANKTDKLVSSPQELEELKGELLLKIPEENPKLVLISAVKGWGLEELKRAIEEALKSSPQER; encoded by the coding sequence GTGGAGCTGGAGAAAGAGAGAGTTGCCCTAATAGCGGTTAAAAGGCCTAAAGAAGAGGTGGACTTAGAGGAGTTAAAGGGGCTCGTAGAGGCCCTGGGCGGAGAGGTTGTTCAGGAGGTAGTTCAAAAGAGGAGGTCCTTCTCTCCCTCTACATACATAGGTAAAGGGAAGCTGAAGGAGGTAGACACCGAAAGAGCAACAATGATAGTGGCCTACCACCCGCTCACCTACTCCCAGAAGAGAAACATAGAGGAGTTAACCGGGCTGAAGGTGTCCGACAGAACGGAGGTAATCCTCGAGATATTTGCCCGGAGGGCACGGACAAAGGAGGCGAAGCTCCAGGTTGAGCTTGCCAAGAGCTACTACCAGCTCTCCCACATAAGGGGAATGGGAAAACAGCTCTCAAGGCTCGGAGGCGGCGTAGGAACGAGGGGGCCCGGAGAGACCAAAACGGAGGTTGAGGCAAGGGCAATCCGCCGAAGAATCCACAAGTTGAGGAAGGAGCTCGAGGAGGTTCTGAGCAGACAGGAGCTTCAACGCTACAACCGAAAGCGCAGAGGCCAGAAAACCGTTGCCGTTGTAGGCTACACCAACGTGGGCAAGTCTACGCTCGTCAGGGCACTCACCAGGAAAGAGGTCTTCGTAAAGGACATGCCCTTTGCAACCTTAGACGTGAGAACCGGCAGCCTCTACCTAAACGGGGAGACCGTTTTAATATCGGACACGGTCGGCTTCATAAAAAACCTGCCCCACGAGCTGGTGGCCTCGTTCAGGGCAACCCTCAGCGAGGTTAAGGAGGCAGACCTACTGCTGGTTGTGTTCGACGCCTCCTCAGAGACCGCCGAAGAAGAGCTCAACTCGGTAAAAGAGGTCCTGAAAAGGCTGAGAAGCTGGGATAAACCCAAAATATTCGTGGCAAACAAAACGGATAAGCTGGTAAGCTCACCTCAAGAGCTTGAAGAGCTAAAAGGAGAGCTCCTCTTAAAGATACCCGAGGAGAACCCAAAGCTGGTTCTGATTTCTGCCGTAAAAGGGTGGGGGCTCGAAGAGCTCAAAAGGGCCATAGAGGAGGCCCTTAAATCATCTCCTCAAGAGAGGTAA
- a CDS encoding GTP-binding protein, with protein sequence MPFINFATKEINCKIVYYGPGLSGKTTNIKWIYDHIKPENKGEMITLATETERTLFFDFVPIEVSNVRGFKVRFHLYTTPGQIIYRASRKLILKGVDGVVFVADSQEERHDANLDTLDDMIENLKEYEIDIEDLPLVFQYNKRDLPNILPVEVLRRDLNRWNRPDFEAVASKGIGVLETFKEITRQVLQKLKK encoded by the coding sequence ATGCCCTTTATAAACTTTGCGACTAAAGAGATTAACTGCAAGATAGTCTATTACGGTCCGGGGCTTTCGGGAAAGACTACCAACATTAAGTGGATATACGACCACATTAAGCCCGAGAACAAGGGCGAGATGATAACCCTGGCCACCGAGACCGAGAGGACCCTCTTTTTCGACTTTGTGCCCATAGAGGTCTCCAACGTTAGGGGGTTTAAGGTAAGGTTCCACCTTTACACCACTCCCGGTCAGATAATCTACAGGGCCAGCAGAAAGCTGATACTCAAGGGTGTCGACGGGGTTGTGTTCGTTGCAGACTCCCAAGAGGAGCGCCACGACGCCAACTTAGACACCTTAGACGACATGATAGAGAACCTGAAGGAGTACGAAATCGATATAGAGGACCTTCCCCTCGTTTTCCAGTATAATAAGCGGGACCTTCCCAACATACTCCCCGTAGAGGTTCTGAGGAGGGACCTGAACAGGTGGAACAGGCCCGACTTTGAGGCGGTTGCCTCAAAAGGTATAGGCGTTCTTGAGACCTTCAAAGAGATAACAAGGCAAGTTCTGCAGAAGTTGAAAAAGTGA
- a CDS encoding 2-oxoacid:acceptor oxidoreductase family protein has product MIEIRWHARGGQGAVTASKILASAVIREGKYAQSNPDYGAERSGAPLRAYNRVSEEPITLHCMVLNPDIVVVVDPTLLKTVPFLEGTSEDAVLVINTNKTPQEVREKYNIQGRKIYTVDATKIAMEELKRPLMNVPMLGALVKVLGGLVDIKTVEEDIKKTFGKKISENALAANVRALYRAYEEVKGE; this is encoded by the coding sequence ATGATTGAAATCAGGTGGCACGCCCGAGGAGGACAGGGTGCCGTAACGGCCTCGAAGATTCTCGCCTCTGCCGTTATCAGGGAGGGCAAGTACGCCCAGAGCAACCCCGACTACGGTGCAGAGCGCTCCGGTGCTCCTCTGAGGGCTTACAACAGAGTTTCTGAAGAGCCTATCACCCTTCACTGTATGGTTCTCAACCCCGACATCGTTGTTGTAGTTGACCCTACGCTCCTTAAAACAGTTCCCTTCCTTGAGGGGACAAGCGAGGACGCCGTTCTCGTTATCAACACGAACAAAACTCCCCAAGAGGTAAGGGAGAAGTACAACATACAGGGGCGGAAAATCTACACCGTAGATGCAACGAAGATTGCCATGGAGGAGCTGAAAAGGCCCCTGATGAACGTTCCCATGCTCGGGGCCCTTGTTAAGGTTCTGGGCGGCCTTGTAGACATTAAGACCGTTGAGGAAGACATCAAGAAGACATTCGGGAAGAAAATTTCCGAAAATGCCCTTGCCGCAAACGTTAGGGCACTTTACAGAGCCTATGAGGAGGTAAAGGGAGAATGA
- the porA gene encoding 2-ketoisovalerate ferredoxin oxidoreductase subunit alpha, with the protein MRPELIKEVTYVPYSGNMAAAEAMRQINPDVVAAYPITPQTELMQFFADFVANGLVDTEYIPVESEHSAMSACVGAAAAGSRAMTATAGPGLAYMWEVLGIASGMRLPIVMTVVNRALSAPINIHGDQSDAMGARDQGWIMLFSENAEEQYDNLIQALRIAEDERTRLPVMVGMDGFVISHAIERVRLLPDKAVEEFIGELKPFYPLLDVDNPVTHGPVAMTDSYMEFKRQQREAMMNAYKVIREVGEAFEEAFGKKYEHIETYKTDDADYILIIIGSTAGTAKFVIDKLRKEKGIKVGLIKIRTYRPFPYYDVMDAIEASNCKAIGVFDRAETFGAVGGPLYSDIATAMYLRGKTYPMVSFIYGLGGRDTNVHHIEEAIDKVMQKAAGKEVPLINYLNLNE; encoded by the coding sequence ATGAGGCCCGAGCTTATAAAGGAGGTTACCTACGTTCCCTACTCCGGTAACATGGCGGCTGCCGAGGCTATGAGGCAGATTAACCCCGACGTTGTTGCCGCCTACCCGATTACTCCCCAGACCGAGCTTATGCAGTTCTTTGCAGACTTTGTTGCAAACGGCCTTGTAGACACCGAGTACATTCCCGTAGAGAGTGAGCACTCTGCCATGTCTGCGTGTGTGGGAGCCGCAGCTGCAGGCTCCAGGGCTATGACCGCAACTGCCGGTCCCGGCCTTGCCTACATGTGGGAGGTTCTCGGTATAGCCTCGGGCATGAGGCTGCCGATAGTTATGACCGTTGTTAACAGGGCCCTTTCTGCTCCCATCAACATTCACGGCGACCAGTCCGACGCCATGGGAGCCCGGGACCAGGGCTGGATAATGCTCTTTTCCGAGAACGCCGAAGAGCAGTACGACAACCTCATTCAGGCCCTCAGAATCGCCGAGGACGAAAGGACCCGCCTGCCCGTTATGGTCGGTATGGACGGCTTTGTCATCTCCCACGCTATAGAGAGGGTGAGACTTCTGCCCGACAAGGCCGTTGAGGAGTTTATCGGAGAGCTGAAGCCCTTTTACCCCCTTCTCGACGTTGACAACCCAGTAACCCACGGTCCCGTTGCCATGACCGACTCCTACATGGAGTTTAAGCGTCAGCAGCGGGAAGCCATGATGAACGCCTACAAGGTAATAAGGGAGGTTGGGGAGGCCTTTGAGGAGGCCTTTGGTAAGAAGTACGAGCACATAGAGACCTATAAGACCGACGACGCCGACTACATTCTGATTATCATCGGCTCTACCGCCGGAACTGCCAAGTTCGTGATAGACAAGCTTCGCAAGGAGAAGGGTATAAAGGTTGGACTTATTAAAATTAGGACCTACAGGCCCTTCCCCTACTACGACGTTATGGACGCAATAGAGGCCTCTAACTGTAAGGCTATCGGTGTTTTCGACAGAGCCGAGACTTTCGGTGCCGTTGGAGGTCCCCTCTACAGTGATATAGCCACTGCCATGTACTTAAGGGGCAAAACTTACCCGATGGTCAGCTTTATCTACGGCCTCGGCGGAAGGGACACCAACGTTCACCACATAGAGGAGGCCATAGATAAGGTTATGCAGAAGGCGGCCGGTAAGGAAGTTCCCCTTATCAACTACCTTAATCTAAACGAGTAA
- the porD gene encoding pyruvate synthase subunit PorD produces MIGKSWRDLPIGAVIPEPGSSEKYNTGEWRAWRPVFEQDKCVNCMLCWVFCPDSCILVKEEKMVGIDYDHCKGCGICAFECPTKALEMKPEYLFREED; encoded by the coding sequence ATGATTGGGAAGAGCTGGAGAGATTTACCGATTGGAGCGGTTATACCCGAGCCCGGTTCCAGTGAGAAGTACAACACCGGTGAGTGGAGGGCTTGGAGGCCCGTTTTTGAGCAGGATAAGTGCGTTAACTGTATGCTCTGCTGGGTTTTCTGTCCCGACTCCTGCATTCTGGTGAAAGAGGAGAAGATGGTCGGGATAGACTACGACCACTGCAAGGGCTGCGGTATCTGTGCCTTTGAGTGCCCGACGAAGGCCCTTGAGATGAAACCCGAATACCTGTTCCGTGAGGAGGACTAA
- a CDS encoding YdcF family protein, with product MLFLIKKLVGSFVIYPGLSVTFGVLALLLWFKRRKLAFFFAALSVAFLYFFSTEFGKDLTLKPLEDAYPYPKLSSLNCTYIVVLGGGIVPHSPAAGGRATVRPQVAKRLLEAWKLWRVLKKPIVATGGVLYPNVESEAAVMARFLEGLGVPASQIKVEGKSRTTFENAEFTYRLIGPQSICLVTSAYHMPRSVRIFKSFGFKVTPVPTDYRVNRAGYNWLSFMPIYGVDTYFGFREWVGIAFFELRNLWRAREDSNLRPTD from the coding sequence ATGCTCTTTCTAATAAAAAAGCTTGTGGGCTCTTTCGTCATCTACCCGGGGCTCTCTGTAACTTTCGGGGTTCTGGCGCTTCTCCTGTGGTTCAAGCGCCGCAAACTTGCCTTCTTCTTTGCGGCCCTAAGTGTTGCCTTCCTTTACTTCTTCTCCACCGAGTTTGGCAAGGATTTAACTCTGAAACCCCTTGAGGATGCTTACCCCTATCCGAAGCTCTCCTCCCTTAACTGCACCTACATAGTGGTTCTCGGGGGGGGAATCGTTCCCCACTCGCCTGCCGCCGGCGGCAGGGCTACGGTTAGGCCCCAGGTTGCAAAGAGGCTCCTTGAGGCCTGGAAGCTCTGGAGAGTTTTAAAAAAGCCGATAGTTGCCACGGGAGGCGTTCTATACCCGAACGTAGAGAGTGAGGCAGCCGTTATGGCCCGCTTCCTCGAAGGGCTCGGCGTTCCGGCCTCCCAGATAAAAGTCGAGGGAAAGAGCAGGACCACCTTTGAAAATGCAGAGTTTACCTACAGGTTGATAGGCCCTCAATCTATATGTTTGGTAACTTCGGCCTACCACATGCCCAGAAGTGTGAGAATCTTTAAGAGCTTCGGCTTTAAAGTAACCCCCGTTCCAACCGATTATAGGGTAAACAGGGCAGGTTACAACTGGCTCTCGTTCATGCCCATTTACGGAGTGGACACCTACTTCGGCTTTAGGGAGTGGGTGGGGATTGCCTTCTTTGAGCTGCGTAACTTATGGCGGGCCCGGGAGGATTCGAACCTCCGACCTACGGATTAG
- a CDS encoding YbaB/EbfC family nucleoid-associated protein — MFKGGMGNINQLMKMAKQLQAQAAKLKEEVEQREFVGTAGGGAVKVVAKGTGDLVSVEISQELIDSGDREMIQDLVLAAANQALREARNTLAREMEKITGGLGIDLGGLF, encoded by the coding sequence ATGTTCAAGGGCGGTATGGGAAATATAAACCAACTGATGAAAATGGCTAAGCAGCTTCAGGCCCAGGCTGCAAAACTGAAAGAAGAAGTTGAGCAGAGGGAGTTTGTGGGAACCGCCGGAGGCGGTGCCGTTAAGGTTGTTGCAAAGGGAACCGGAGACCTTGTCTCCGTTGAGATATCCCAGGAGCTCATAGACTCCGGCGACAGGGAGATGATTCAGGACCTCGTTCTTGCGGCGGCCAACCAGGCCCTCAGGGAGGCGAGGAACACCCTCGCCCGTGAGATGGAGAAAATCACCGGGGGCCTCGGAATAGACCTCGGAGGTCTCTTTTGA
- a CDS encoding flagellar brake protein, with protein MSVLDRVLNWLRELKEKEAPVEVISFYNELPVRCKVRVLDLDREFVQWESNPKLLLAVEDCGRLYVKFNDPAYGQERILGADVTYRGSSMVETTVPKPYEDPSFRRETLRVTVSPTLPVKVTFEEPDPPKQELQVRDLSEGGIGVIGPKELFKLGDRLKFTLELPFGSFSGEAEVVSVEPFGDKMKYGLKFTQLPRNARSLLNRYVMARQREILDKIRMIAE; from the coding sequence GTGTCGGTTTTAGATAGAGTGTTGAACTGGCTCAGGGAGCTAAAAGAGAAGGAAGCTCCGGTAGAGGTCATAAGCTTCTATAACGAACTTCCGGTTCGCTGCAAAGTTCGCGTTCTCGACCTCGATAGAGAGTTCGTTCAGTGGGAGTCCAATCCGAAACTGCTCCTGGCCGTGGAAGATTGCGGGCGCCTTTACGTAAAGTTTAACGACCCTGCTTACGGCCAGGAGCGCATTCTCGGTGCCGACGTAACCTACCGCGGCTCCTCTATGGTTGAGACAACAGTTCCCAAGCCCTACGAAGACCCTTCCTTCAGGAGAGAGACCTTAAGGGTTACCGTTTCACCGACCTTGCCGGTTAAAGTAACTTTTGAAGAGCCCGACCCTCCAAAGCAGGAGCTTCAGGTCAGAGACCTCTCCGAAGGCGGAATCGGCGTAATAGGCCCGAAAGAGCTCTTCAAGCTCGGCGACAGGCTCAAGTTCACCCTTGAACTGCCCTTCGGCTCTTTCTCGGGAGAGGCGGAAGTGGTTTCGGTTGAACCCTTCGGAGACAAGATGAAGTACGGGCTGAAGTTTACGCAACTTCCCCGTAACGCCCGCTCCCTGCTGAACCGTTACGTGATGGCCCGTCAGCGTGAGATACTTGATAAAATTAGAATGATTGCGGAGTAG
- the bioB gene encoding biotin synthase BioB, translating to MRAFIEELFNSPADVFFTSFLPKATSLRFKAFSGRVETCAIVNAKSGRCPSDCKFCAQSVHFKTRVTVYPLMTKEELKERALAAFSKGIDRFSFVTSGIALSDRELSAVASVVEELKSLNPEVKLCASLGQLGKEQLLLLKRSGLDRYHHNLETSKEFYPLIATRQSWHDRYKTVALAKEVGFSVCSGGIFGMGESAEDICSIAESLAELQVDSVPVNFLHPIRGTPLEGARFLTPLKALKVLVALRFLLPETSLRVCGGREFNLRELQPLSLLVSDSLMVGNYLTTKGRQLKDDAQMIKDLGLSSNLKP from the coding sequence GTGAGAGCGTTTATCGAGGAGCTCTTTAATTCCCCTGCAGATGTCTTCTTTACCTCCTTCCTGCCGAAGGCCACTTCCCTTCGCTTTAAAGCCTTCTCCGGTAGGGTTGAAACCTGCGCAATAGTTAACGCAAAGAGCGGTAGGTGTCCTTCCGACTGTAAGTTCTGTGCCCAGTCGGTTCACTTTAAAACACGGGTAACGGTTTACCCCTTAATGACCAAAGAGGAGCTTAAAGAGAGAGCGCTTGCCGCCTTTTCTAAGGGGATAGACCGGTTCAGCTTTGTGACAAGCGGCATTGCTCTGTCCGATAGGGAGCTCTCTGCGGTTGCCTCGGTTGTTGAGGAGCTTAAGTCTTTGAACCCGGAGGTGAAGCTCTGCGCCTCTTTGGGCCAGCTCGGGAAGGAGCAGCTGCTCCTTTTAAAGAGGAGCGGGCTCGACCGCTACCACCACAACCTTGAGACTTCAAAGGAGTTCTACCCGCTTATAGCAACCCGTCAGAGCTGGCACGACCGTTACAAAACGGTTGCGCTTGCAAAGGAGGTGGGCTTTTCCGTCTGCTCGGGGGGAATTTTTGGCATGGGGGAGTCTGCTGAAGATATCTGCTCTATTGCAGAATCCCTTGCCGAGCTTCAGGTGGACTCTGTACCCGTAAACTTCCTCCACCCCATAAGGGGAACTCCCCTTGAGGGAGCACGCTTCTTGACTCCTCTGAAGGCGCTGAAAGTGTTGGTTGCCTTAAGGTTTTTACTGCCCGAAACCAGCCTGAGGGTCTGCGGAGGCAGGGAGTTCAACCTGAGGGAGCTTCAACCCCTCTCCCTCCTGGTTTCAGACTCCCTTATGGTGGGTAACTACCTAACGACCAAGGGGCGTCAGCTGAAAGACGACGCTCAGATGATAAAAGACCTTGGTTTAAGCAGCAACCTCAAGCCCTAA